The DNA region TGCTTATTCACTGGTATTTCTTCGCTTTCGCATTACGACAAAAAAGATTATGATTACGGCAAACATGCCACCCACTATCCCTATCACCAGCAGGGGATTTGAATCTTTTTCCATAATGGTCTGGGCTTTTGAGTTGTTCACATTGATGGTCTGGATGTCTGACTCGTGCCAGTTGTTTCCGTTCTTGAACTGGGCTTTGAAATCGATCTGTTCAATACCCTCATCAGGTGTAATATCGAATTGGACAGTGAACATCTCATCAGAGTCCATTGTACCAATGAAATACTGGGCCGGCTCAAATACCACTCCCTCGGTAACTGAAAATATGTTTACAGATTTTATTGTATTTGGTCTGGTGTTTGCAATATCCAGCACAATGAAATCAGAATCTTGCGAAGTTTCGCTGTTGATAATTTTTATCCCTGACGAGACAATGGTAACAGGTACCTTCCATTTTATATCGTACATATCCCCGCCACCTACGAAAACAAAATCCAGGAATTCCACTCCGTCTTTAGCCTCTTCGTCAACCTTGATGGCATATGTGAAATCAATAGAATCACCCGGGCCCAGCAGACCCACATCATAATATCGATCACTGGTAACCTGAACATTACTATTACTCAAAAGGGACGCCTCTATTACCTGTGCAGTTAGATCAAATATCTCATCAGAATTGGTACCTACTGGCACAGGATAGGCATAATCCTTTGCTGCATTTTTTAACGTAATCGTGACAATCCCTTCGTCCCCTGGCATAAGATATGCCGGATCAATGGAATTATCCACCATCACAGAAGGCCGAATTGTGATATCAGAATCGGCTGTCGAGTTCTGTATCAACAATAATAACAATAAACTAATAATTAACAATTTAATTTTCATACTATCATACCATCCCTGATCTTTATTATCCTGTTACACATTGCTGCAATATCATGTTCATGGGTGACCATTGCAATGGTTTTCCCTTGAGAATTAAGTATTTTGAAAATGTCCATTATCTCATCTCCTGTTTTAGTATCAAGATTTCCAGTAGGTTCATCTGCCAGGATTATTTCCGGTTTATTTACCAATGCCCTGGCTATGGCAACCCTCTGCCGCTGACCACCTGAGAGCTCAGGAGGTTTGTGTTTCATGCGGTCCTTTAATCCCAGTTGTTCTAACAATTCTAATGCTCTGGCTTTTCGCCTGGCTTTGGGGATATTCTGGTAGATCATGGGCAGTTCCACATTTTTCAGAGCATCAAATCTTGAGATCAGGTTGAAGGTCTGGAACACGAACCCTATCTTCTTACCCCGTATCCTTGCCAGTTCCATGTCTGATAGGCTTGATGTATCCACGCCGTCGAGGAAGAATTTGCCGCTGGTAGGTCTATCAAGCAGGCCTATAAGGTTCATCAACGTGGTCTTACCACTCCCCGACGGCCCCATAATGGCCACTAACTCCCCGGATTTGATGGAGATATTGATATCCTTGAGTACCGGGACATCTAATTTTCCCAGGTGATAGGTCTTGTCTACATTCTGTATGGTCAAAACATCTTCCAGAGGAACAGCCATTTCACTCTCCACCTCTGTAATTTTCAATAACAGCCTGTATCCCGGATGCAGTCAACTGATCTGTTATGACCGAATAATACGGTGAGAATTGATGCCACTTTTTCTTTCTGGATTCGATAAACAATTGTGTATCCAGAGTATGTTTTTCTCGGTCATACCTTTGTTTGATAAGCAAATACCATGGCAACATAGGGGCAATGGATACAATCACTTTCCATTCCCCGGATATTACTGAATAAGCAAGTAATGCCACAATAATTATTAACGCCATTGCTATTAGTGCGATTGAAGGTTTATTCAATTTAAATGTTGTAACTGACTTAATGTCACTGTAGTTTAGTAAGACATCTCTCAGCTCGAATGATTTTAATTGAACACCGTTTTCATCAATCGAAATACTTGCCTGAAGCATTTTTACTACAAGGAAATAAAGTAAGAAATACATTAACATG from Methanosarcinales archaeon includes:
- a CDS encoding ABC transporter ATP-binding protein translates to MAVPLEDVLTIQNVDKTYHLGKLDVPVLKDINISIKSGELVAIMGPSGSGKTTLMNLIGLLDRPTSGKFFLDGVDTSSLSDMELARIRGKKIGFVFQTFNLISRFDALKNVELPMIYQNIPKARRKARALELLEQLGLKDRMKHKPPELSGGQRQRVAIARALVNKPEIILADEPTGNLDTKTGDEIMDIFKILNSQGKTIAMVTHEHDIAAMCNRIIKIRDGMIV